Proteins co-encoded in one Haladaptatus sp. ZSTT2 genomic window:
- a CDS encoding Gfo/Idh/MocA family protein, with protein sequence MFSVAFVGTGAKQEAPGKQGFAMAYRHAAAYARLPQCRLVACADIVPENARAFADTFDITGVYDDYAAMLDAENPDIVSVAVPPGAHAPIVIGCARHPSVQAIHCEKPMALTWGDCKEMVAVCEQEGVQLTFNHQYRFGKPFRRAKELLDAGDIGSLQRIEFSDRDLYDTGTHLFDLANYLTDNSPVEWVLCQIDYSEENRWFGAHNENQGLAQWKYASGVYGLAATGWGRDLVGCYLRLVGTHGVIEIREGKPALFVRTSGEWQAIDTDGEGIYGPPKQGRVGALLSRVGRGDEPLSYIDRAIASVVDCLETGRDCELSGSHALAATEVIFACWESARRRGRVTLPLTIEDNPLQAMVDAGDLHPEPNTSPTA encoded by the coding sequence ATGTTTTCAGTTGCGTTCGTGGGAACGGGAGCAAAGCAAGAAGCCCCGGGTAAACAGGGTTTTGCGATGGCGTATCGCCACGCCGCGGCGTATGCCCGCCTCCCACAGTGTCGGTTGGTTGCCTGTGCTGATATCGTCCCGGAGAATGCCCGTGCGTTCGCAGATACGTTCGACATCACGGGCGTCTACGACGACTATGCCGCGATGCTCGACGCCGAGAACCCGGACATTGTGAGCGTAGCCGTCCCGCCCGGCGCACACGCCCCAATCGTCATCGGGTGTGCCCGCCATCCCTCGGTGCAGGCCATCCACTGTGAGAAGCCGATGGCACTTACCTGGGGCGACTGCAAGGAGATGGTCGCCGTCTGCGAACAGGAGGGCGTCCAGCTCACCTTCAACCACCAGTACCGCTTTGGTAAGCCGTTTCGCCGCGCCAAAGAACTCCTTGACGCGGGCGACATCGGGAGCCTCCAGCGCATCGAATTTTCCGACAGAGACCTCTACGATACGGGCACCCACCTGTTCGACCTCGCCAACTACCTGACTGACAACTCGCCGGTCGAATGGGTGCTCTGTCAAATCGACTACTCAGAGGAGAATCGCTGGTTCGGCGCGCACAACGAGAATCAGGGCCTCGCCCAGTGGAAGTACGCCTCCGGCGTCTACGGCCTCGCCGCCACCGGTTGGGGGCGCGACCTTGTCGGGTGTTATCTTCGGCTTGTGGGCACTCACGGCGTCATCGAAATCCGCGAGGGCAAGCCCGCGTTGTTCGTCCGCACGAGCGGCGAGTGGCAGGCAATCGACACCGACGGCGAAGGCATCTACGGCCCGCCAAAGCAGGGGCGCGTCGGCGCGCTGCTCTCGCGGGTTGGCAGAGGCGACGAGCCACTCAGCTACATCGACCGGGCAATCGCGTCGGTGGTTGACTGCCTCGAAACCGGCCGCGACTGTGAACTCAGCGGTTCGCACGCACTCGCCGCAACCGAGGTCATCTTCGCGTGCTGGGAGTCTGCGCGGCGGCGGGGTCGCGTCACGCTCCCACTCACCATCGAGGACAACCCGCTTCAGGCGATGGTCGACGCTGGCGACTTACACCCCGAGCCAAACACCTCACCGACCGCATGA
- a CDS encoding glycosyltransferase family 2 protein — MSAVTTSLDARYATHIESITDYTIPAHEVLATVVVTTAAANRDLLTTVLDALDAQTETAYDVIVVDRGTAWNLSSLLATTHRVRLGVRVRDETSAVLAHNIGAQLATGPLLIFLADDAVPAATFVEAHLRAHRVNNIVAARGRVLPHTAHLYNATQPAYDLGSVQFSTYLDLAGNLSFDRDTFLSLGGFDEQTAGQAALDWTRRALEAGIPREKCIYYPEAVTSHDYATDFWSYLHRRRRDARVTAPAPPLDAVVAEYDERPTVEQPPLARRDRLKLRILTTLTEPLTVRTT, encoded by the coding sequence ATGAGCGCTGTGACCACCTCGCTCGACGCCCGCTACGCCACTCACATCGAGTCGATAACTGACTACACCATCCCCGCACACGAGGTGCTCGCAACTGTGGTCGTCACCACCGCCGCGGCCAACCGCGACCTGCTTACGACGGTGCTCGACGCGCTCGACGCCCAGACCGAAACGGCCTACGACGTGATTGTCGTGGATCGAGGAACTGCGTGGAACCTGTCTTCACTCCTCGCCACGACCCACCGGGTCAGACTCGGCGTTCGGGTCAGAGACGAAACCAGCGCGGTGCTCGCTCACAACATCGGCGCACAGCTCGCAACCGGGCCGTTGCTTATCTTCCTAGCTGACGATGCAGTGCCAGCGGCGACGTTCGTCGAAGCCCACCTGCGCGCCCACCGGGTGAACAACATCGTCGCCGCCCGCGGCCGCGTGCTCCCGCACACCGCCCACCTCTACAACGCGACCCAGCCCGCCTACGACCTCGGCTCCGTGCAGTTTTCGACGTATCTCGACCTCGCGGGAAACCTCTCGTTCGACCGCGACACCTTCCTGTCGCTCGGCGGGTTCGACGAACAGACCGCTGGACAAGCGGCGCTTGATTGGACGCGCCGCGCGCTCGAAGCCGGAATCCCCCGAGAGAAATGCATCTACTATCCCGAGGCGGTCACCAGCCACGACTACGCCACCGACTTCTGGTCGTACCTCCACCGCCGTCGCCGCGATGCGAGGGTCACTGCCCCGGCGCCACCTCTCGATGCTGTGGTGGCCGAGTACGACGAGCGTCCGACGGTCGAACAGCCGCCGCTCGCCCGCCGCGACCGGCTAAAACTCCGGATTCTCACCACGCTCACCGAACCGCTCACTGTACGCACAACCTGA
- a CDS encoding FG-GAP repeat domain-containing protein, with product MEFRHETIDPSPPCTRLGICLTTDLTGNGYQDVIVGGMGAMKNLKIRGKYSNLPNLAGVKDMLGLKETSIFWYENPGWTRHKLSTSPDLYVFGNALGDINGDGRVDLVVGQGYRGTKLFWLEQPEDPTAPWTEHLIHDKYDKYHDIAVADVDDDGENEVIGLSQESKVIFYYDVPDDPTQSPWPEENLHVIAEGLAIEGLVAVDIDGDGETEVVAGPHIFSQPDETGGNWQHEEISPGWDYTRTAVADIDDDGELEIILAEGDSPTYGTHAGRVAILDPPTWEATFLHEDLFCPHSLQVADIDGDGRLDIYVAEMGLGEHANPRQFIFHNNGDGTFEAELIAEGIPTHEAKVVDLNNDGRLDIVGKPYEPERHVDVWYNEGGDQGVADD from the coding sequence ATGGAGTTTCGCCACGAAACCATCGACCCCAGTCCGCCGTGTACCCGCCTCGGCATCTGCCTCACGACCGACCTGACCGGCAACGGCTATCAGGACGTTATCGTCGGCGGAATGGGCGCGATGAAGAATCTGAAGATTCGCGGCAAGTACAGCAACCTCCCGAATCTCGCGGGCGTAAAAGACATGCTCGGATTGAAAGAGACGAGCATCTTCTGGTACGAGAATCCGGGGTGGACGCGCCACAAACTCTCCACCTCTCCGGATTTGTACGTGTTCGGCAACGCGCTTGGCGACATAAACGGCGACGGACGTGTCGATTTGGTCGTCGGACAGGGCTATCGCGGTACCAAACTGTTCTGGCTCGAACAGCCAGAAGACCCCACAGCGCCGTGGACAGAACACCTGATTCACGACAAGTACGACAAGTACCACGACATCGCCGTCGCAGATGTGGACGACGACGGCGAAAACGAGGTTATCGGCCTCTCACAAGAGAGCAAGGTCATCTTCTACTACGACGTGCCAGACGACCCCACCCAGTCGCCGTGGCCGGAAGAAAATCTCCACGTCATCGCAGAAGGGCTGGCCATCGAAGGCCTCGTCGCGGTGGACATAGACGGCGACGGCGAAACCGAAGTGGTCGCCGGGCCACACATCTTCTCGCAGCCGGACGAAACGGGTGGAAACTGGCAGCACGAGGAGATTTCGCCGGGCTGGGACTACACCCGCACCGCCGTCGCAGACATCGACGACGACGGCGAGCTAGAGATTATCCTCGCAGAGGGGGATTCGCCTACCTACGGCACGCACGCCGGGCGTGTGGCCATCCTCGACCCCCCGACGTGGGAGGCGACCTTCCTCCACGAAGACCTGTTCTGCCCCCACAGCCTGCAGGTCGCGGACATCGATGGCGACGGCCGTCTCGACATCTACGTGGCCGAGATGGGTCTTGGTGAGCACGCGAACCCGCGCCAGTTCATCTTCCACAACAACGGCGACGGCACGTTCGAGGCGGAACTCATCGCAGAGGGCATTCCGACCCACGAGGCGAAGGTCGTCGACTTGAACAACGACGGCCGCCTCGACATCGTCGGTAAGCCCTACGAGCCAGAGCGTCACGTCGACGTGTGGTACAACGAAGGCGGCGACCAGGGCGTCGCAGACGACTGA
- a CDS encoding lipopolysaccharide biosynthesis protein produces the protein MSRARGLIRRLLPGDSLADKTIKGGIWVTLSNLTDRGLQLVLLIILARLLEPADFGLMGIALLTATALRRLSNLGLNQALIYQREDDVDHYLNTAWSMEITRGLILAVVTFAVAPFVAALFHEPRALPILQVVAISPLLTGIRNPGVIYFQKNLEFHKQLVYQLSGSLTNFVVAVAIAVAYGSVWALVLGYVLADAARLVVSYVAHDFRPSLAFDLPAARELFGYGKWVTGGGIITFLYSQGDDAVVGWLLNATSLGFYQLAYQFAMAPATEIAAVISSVAFPSYSKLQDDVPALREAFFQMIQVSTAVSFPLAVGIVAVAPTFVIAFLGPVWEPIIVPIQLIGVYAFLVSMNMTFGPVWQARGHPDYATKVSTLRTIFLALIIIPATLQFGIVGTAGAVVATYLVPSVPLDIYLVVKTVETTYARFFREIAYPLIASLSMGGVVWAAQSVLTLPPLLEFVVLVLVGAAVYGAIVLVLMTRFGWGLGKNLRTIGNVVKG, from the coding sequence ATGAGTCGCGCACGCGGGCTTATCCGCCGGCTGTTGCCCGGCGACTCGCTGGCGGACAAAACCATCAAAGGCGGCATCTGGGTGACGCTGTCGAATCTCACCGACAGGGGCCTGCAACTCGTGTTGCTCATCATCCTCGCGCGCCTGCTCGAACCGGCCGACTTCGGGCTGATGGGAATTGCGCTGCTCACGGCGACAGCGCTTCGCCGCCTCTCGAATTTGGGCTTGAATCAGGCGCTCATCTACCAGCGCGAGGACGACGTCGACCACTATCTCAACACAGCCTGGAGCATGGAGATCACACGAGGGCTCATCCTCGCGGTGGTGACGTTTGCGGTCGCCCCGTTCGTCGCAGCCCTGTTTCACGAACCGCGCGCACTCCCGATTTTGCAGGTAGTGGCGATTTCGCCGCTCCTCACGGGGATTCGCAATCCGGGTGTCATCTACTTCCAGAAGAATCTCGAGTTCCACAAACAGCTCGTCTACCAGCTGTCGGGGTCGCTCACCAACTTCGTCGTGGCCGTCGCCATCGCCGTCGCCTACGGCTCGGTCTGGGCGCTCGTCCTTGGCTACGTGCTCGCTGATGCGGCCCGGCTCGTCGTCTCCTACGTCGCTCACGACTTCCGCCCCTCACTCGCCTTCGACCTGCCCGCCGCCCGCGAACTGTTCGGCTACGGCAAGTGGGTGACCGGCGGCGGCATCATCACCTTCCTCTACAGCCAGGGTGACGACGCGGTCGTTGGCTGGCTGTTGAACGCCACGTCGCTCGGATTCTACCAGCTCGCCTATCAGTTTGCGATGGCTCCGGCCACGGAAATCGCCGCCGTGATTTCGTCGGTGGCGTTCCCGAGCTATTCGAAATTGCAGGACGACGTTCCCGCCTTGCGAGAGGCGTTTTTCCAGATGATTCAGGTGTCAACCGCCGTCTCGTTCCCGCTCGCGGTGGGCATCGTCGCGGTGGCTCCGACGTTCGTCATCGCCTTCCTCGGCCCGGTGTGGGAACCCATCATCGTCCCCATCCAACTCATCGGCGTGTACGCCTTCCTCGTCTCGATGAACATGACCTTCGGCCCGGTCTGGCAGGCGCGCGGGCACCCCGACTACGCGACGAAGGTTTCGACGCTGCGCACCATCTTCCTCGCGCTCATCATCATCCCCGCCACGCTCCAGTTTGGCATCGTGGGCACCGCAGGCGCAGTGGTCGCAACGTACCTCGTCCCCTCCGTCCCGCTCGACATCTATCTGGTCGTGAAAACCGTCGAAACCACCTACGCTCGTTTCTTCCGCGAGATTGCCTATCCGCTCATCGCAAGTCTCTCGATGGGAGGGGTGGTTTGGGCCGCCCAATCGGTCCTCACACTTCCACCGTTGCTCGAATTCGTCGTCCTCGTGCTCGTCGGCGCTGCCGTCTACGGCGCGATTGTACTCGTCCTCATGACGCGCTTTGGCTGGGGGCTTGGGAAGAACCTCCGGACGATTGGGAACGTCGTTAAGGGGTGA
- a CDS encoding glycosyltransferase family 2 protein, with protein sequence MTGRETEPLVSVVVPTFNRPAALRAAAESVNAQTYDSIQLIVVDDSTTPAEAALTGLDLDAIAEIHFIRSANPQGAAAARNRGIAAADGAYVAFLDDDDRWDPEKIEKQVEAFETAAADVGVVYTGQRYVDGAGNTTTIRTPTTQGWVTEQLLAGAPLAPFSTVMVRAAAIEDAGTIDERFPIWEDREWYLRLSTVCQFLAVPEPLVIRTMGDHGQLSSDFARIQDVSYPLFLDTHAPLAASYGMERQFEASMARMLAVAALDTGHYAAARRASMRAIRAEPTNKTAWVYLVLSLGGRVTYRLAQSVKRRISTAQASNSTSP encoded by the coding sequence ATGACCGGTCGGGAAACAGAGCCGTTGGTGAGCGTCGTTGTCCCGACGTTTAACCGACCAGCGGCGCTCAGAGCGGCCGCAGAGAGCGTCAACGCCCAAACCTACGATTCGATTCAACTTATCGTCGTAGACGACTCGACGACGCCCGCAGAAGCCGCTCTCACGGGTCTCGACTTGGATGCCATCGCGGAGATTCACTTCATCCGATCTGCGAACCCACAGGGCGCGGCCGCCGCGCGCAATCGCGGTATCGCCGCCGCAGACGGTGCGTACGTTGCCTTCCTCGATGACGACGACCGATGGGACCCGGAGAAAATCGAGAAACAGGTCGAAGCCTTCGAGACGGCGGCTGCCGACGTTGGCGTGGTCTACACCGGCCAGCGCTACGTCGATGGGGCTGGGAACACGACGACGATTCGGACGCCGACCACGCAGGGGTGGGTCACCGAACAACTGCTCGCAGGCGCGCCACTCGCCCCGTTCTCGACGGTGATGGTGCGCGCGGCGGCCATCGAGGACGCCGGGACGATAGACGAACGCTTCCCCATCTGGGAAGACCGCGAGTGGTATCTCCGGCTTTCGACGGTGTGTCAGTTCCTCGCCGTTCCAGAACCGCTCGTCATCCGCACGATGGGCGACCACGGCCAGTTGTCGAGCGACTTCGCCCGGATTCAAGACGTGTCCTACCCCTTGTTTCTCGACACCCACGCGCCACTCGCGGCGTCCTACGGGATGGAACGCCAATTCGAGGCGTCGATGGCGCGAATGCTCGCCGTCGCCGCCCTCGACACTGGCCACTACGCGGCTGCGCGTCGGGCTTCGATGCGGGCAATTCGAGCCGAGCCAACGAACAAAACGGCGTGGGTGTATCTCGTGCTCTCGCTCGGCGGTCGCGTCACCTACCGACTCGCGCAGTCGGTCAAACGCCGAATTTCGACGGCTCAGGCTTCGAACAGCACGTCGCCGTAA
- a CDS encoding right-handed parallel beta-helix repeat-containing protein, giving the protein MGPPTSRRRYLTALGAAALGGLAGCQVRQEPTPTTTETPTETPTETPTQTPAGPPELLRHGIQFSRDVDLVADLGADPTGTEPINALLTTAATAGTLIRVPEGRYQLDGRFMFEADTVGLLGEGDVTFVPPTGFDSILLDTNGGVHDEIVIENIDIDLSAPDTTAGIRIQARSRFHVEDVEYLGRGVDTISGQVSAFLLSVSDPDGVGTLRRAVSKQGSRIDAYVNGNGRIAVWVGWDNKGTIRIEECDFREFGNNACYTSRTPGKVQIVDSYFLNNNASSIRLGGKGSYAENCTIEIDLSKYTGPPLETTETGFNTRAIVVETGVQLNVPAIEPGAEIRNCTVLARDSPKSQSLIELSPQGRSMIVKDTTIVCDLDDTPAIRRAKPGELPWRPYQQIPPEPHWISLDNVTITGTARGGEAIRIEGGTDSVISNCTIEQPGAGRNGIRFIDTVGCLIDGGTIDAGRYPITIQYSGLADGQCLLELDDLPQLSSQELVIEAIPVLHELAAELSDTCIVTAAPPYVSGTHESVIRIADIRADASSEPTVRVYGDVLFEA; this is encoded by the coding sequence ATGGGCCCGCCCACGTCCAGACGACGCTATCTTACCGCCCTCGGAGCGGCTGCGCTGGGCGGGCTTGCGGGCTGTCAGGTCAGACAGGAGCCGACGCCAACGACGACCGAGACGCCCACCGAAACACCGACAGAAACCCCGACGCAGACGCCAGCGGGCCCGCCCGAGTTGCTTCGCCACGGCATCCAGTTTTCCCGCGACGTAGACCTCGTCGCAGACCTCGGAGCCGACCCGACCGGAACCGAGCCAATCAACGCGCTGCTCACGACTGCGGCGACGGCGGGCACGCTCATTCGCGTGCCGGAAGGACGCTACCAGTTGGATGGACGGTTTATGTTCGAGGCCGACACCGTTGGCTTGCTCGGAGAGGGTGACGTGACGTTCGTTCCCCCGACTGGCTTCGACAGCATCCTGCTCGACACCAACGGCGGCGTCCACGACGAAATCGTCATCGAGAACATCGACATCGACCTCTCTGCGCCCGACACGACCGCAGGCATCCGCATCCAAGCGCGAAGTCGGTTTCACGTAGAGGACGTGGAGTACCTCGGCAGAGGCGTCGATACCATTAGCGGGCAGGTGAGCGCGTTTCTCCTCTCGGTCAGTGACCCAGACGGCGTCGGCACGCTCCGCAGAGCCGTCTCGAAACAGGGCTCGCGCATCGACGCCTACGTGAACGGTAACGGGCGAATCGCGGTGTGGGTTGGCTGGGACAACAAGGGCACCATTCGCATCGAGGAGTGCGATTTCCGCGAGTTCGGGAACAACGCCTGTTACACCTCGCGCACGCCGGGAAAGGTGCAAATCGTCGATTCGTACTTTCTCAACAACAACGCGTCGAGCATTCGCCTCGGCGGGAAAGGCAGTTACGCGGAAAACTGCACCATCGAAATCGACCTCAGCAAGTACACCGGCCCGCCACTCGAAACCACCGAGACGGGCTTTAACACCCGCGCAATCGTGGTCGAAACCGGCGTCCAACTCAACGTTCCGGCCATCGAACCGGGCGCGGAGATTCGAAACTGCACCGTGCTCGCCCGCGACTCACCGAAATCCCAGTCGCTCATCGAACTCTCGCCACAGGGCCGGAGCATGATCGTCAAAGACACGACCATCGTGTGTGACTTAGACGACACGCCCGCGATACGGCGGGCGAAGCCCGGTGAATTGCCGTGGCGACCCTACCAACAAATCCCGCCGGAGCCACACTGGATTTCGCTCGATAACGTCACCATCACGGGCACAGCACGCGGCGGCGAGGCCATCCGCATCGAAGGTGGCACCGATTCGGTCATCAGCAACTGCACCATCGAACAGCCGGGCGCGGGGCGCAATGGGATTCGCTTCATCGACACGGTCGGTTGTCTCATCGACGGCGGTACAATCGACGCCGGGCGCTATCCCATCACGATACAGTACAGCGGTCTCGCGGACGGGCAGTGTCTTCTCGAACTTGACGACCTCCCACAGCTCAGCTCACAGGAACTCGTGATCGAAGCCATCCCCGTGCTCCACGAACTCGCAGCCGAGCTATCGGATACGTGCATCGTCACCGCCGCACCGCCGTACGTGAGCGGCACCCACGAGTCAGTCATCAGAATTGCCGATATCAGAGCAGACGCCAGTTCCGAGCCGACCGTTCGGGTTTACGGCGACGTGCTGTTCGAAGCCTGA
- a CDS encoding AI-2E family transporter: protein MAEENHTDSSLPSEHALRRLPFFEGMRRDRAVLWVVAILLLLTLSFIVWQFIGTVVLGLFMYYVTRPVFRQVQKRIERRLFAVVATLILVTIPVLGLVGWALAIVITAVSQFLDAERQSELTALIEPYLDLTSVLHDSEETLRLLVTNPGQLAESGLGDVLTQLSDVLVASLSTLLNVGFHAFIALLIAFFLLKDDYRLVAWGRQTILRDDNPLEHYFETVDADLKSIYFGNILNALATGILGVVTYIVLNLFAPEAVAIPEPALVGLLVGVASLVPVIGMKLIWVPVAVFLFARAALVAPEALWFPVVFSVVSIVIVDTIPDQLLRPYVSGRSLHIGAVILAYTFGPLLFGWYGIFLGPLILAVVYEFGRIIFPWLVSPHRQSDEVATDDQDDAVATDLPAPADSDGADSPSPADGS from the coding sequence ATGGCCGAAGAAAACCACACAGACAGCAGTTTGCCGAGCGAGCACGCACTGCGTAGACTCCCGTTTTTCGAGGGGATGCGCAGAGACAGAGCCGTGTTGTGGGTGGTCGCCATCCTGCTCCTTCTCACCTTGTCGTTCATCGTTTGGCAGTTCATCGGAACGGTCGTCCTCGGCTTGTTCATGTACTACGTGACGCGGCCGGTGTTCCGGCAGGTGCAAAAGCGTATCGAGCGCCGCCTGTTCGCTGTCGTCGCCACGCTCATTCTGGTGACGATTCCAGTGCTGGGACTCGTCGGGTGGGCGCTCGCCATCGTCATCACCGCCGTCTCTCAGTTCCTCGACGCAGAACGCCAAAGCGAGTTGACCGCGCTCATCGAGCCGTATCTCGACCTCACGAGCGTCCTCCACGACTCAGAGGAGACGCTTCGCCTGCTCGTGACGAACCCAGGCCAGCTCGCTGAGTCCGGGCTGGGTGACGTGCTCACGCAGCTTTCTGACGTGCTGGTTGCCTCGCTCTCGACGTTGTTGAACGTCGGCTTTCACGCCTTTATCGCGCTCTTGATTGCGTTTTTCCTCCTCAAAGACGACTACCGGCTTGTGGCGTGGGGCAGGCAGACGATTCTTAGAGACGACAACCCGCTCGAACACTACTTCGAGACGGTCGATGCCGACTTGAAGTCGATCTACTTCGGGAACATCCTGAACGCGCTTGCGACGGGCATTCTCGGCGTGGTCACCTACATCGTGCTAAACCTGTTCGCCCCGGAGGCCGTTGCCATCCCCGAACCCGCGCTCGTGGGATTGCTCGTCGGGGTGGCAAGCCTCGTGCCGGTCATTGGTATGAAACTCATCTGGGTACCCGTCGCGGTGTTTCTCTTCGCGCGGGCGGCGCTCGTCGCGCCCGAGGCGCTCTGGTTCCCTGTCGTGTTCAGCGTCGTCTCGATTGTTATCGTCGATACGATTCCAGACCAGTTGCTTCGCCCCTACGTGAGCGGCCGGTCGCTCCACATCGGGGCCGTGATTCTCGCCTACACCTTCGGCCCGTTGCTGTTTGGCTGGTATGGCATCTTCCTTGGCCCGCTCATCTTGGCCGTCGTCTACGAATTTGGGAGAATCATCTTCCCGTGGCTGGTCAGTCCCCACCGACAGAGTGACGAGGTAGCCACAGACGACCAGGACGACGCTGTGGCGACAGACCTCCCCGCGCCAGCCGACTCCGACGGGGCTGACTCGCCGTCTCCCGCAGACGGGAGCTAG
- a CDS encoding alkaline phosphatase family protein produces MVTDTSRRALILGLDGIPWNLIEQWTETEDLPNFSRLIAEGASGPLESTKPANTPVAWPSIATGTWPDRHGIYEFITVEEDYTQRPYTRNDIREPTLWEMLTPAVVANLPMTYPPAPIDGKLVTGMMTPSLSARFAFPESLEAQIKREIPDYQIELRWHEYDGRKAEFLEELTTLVENRRQLMRLLMADDDWRLFFFVYVAPDRLQHLIWDEAVLLAHYQLLDEILGEVMDYATERDATLFVVSDHGFGPIDHVVSVNRLLVEEGFLVPKSQTGTRGVLSTLGITKPRVLGALARIGLTEQRLVHALPDELVNAAARQIPGTHQLHDVDHSQTTAFLHGLGSIYVNDTERFDEGIVAPAEKAQVKTHLMGVLERLTDPETGERVLTVYDGARLNPRDPDGPDIVVTANEGYHIEPTLSPHIIADSRVAEAYHRPEGIFFAWGSDIEAGVAVRDATVVDVAPTVLHAAGEPVSSGADGRVLAEIFTADSTHAVETREYTRSQAAGAVAEDYSDVEDRLRGLGYLE; encoded by the coding sequence ATGGTCACAGACACCAGTCGCCGGGCGCTCATCCTCGGCCTCGACGGGATTCCGTGGAACCTCATCGAGCAGTGGACGGAAACGGAGGACCTGCCGAATTTTTCCCGACTCATCGCGGAGGGGGCGAGCGGGCCGCTCGAAAGCACGAAACCGGCGAACACGCCGGTTGCGTGGCCATCCATCGCGACCGGGACGTGGCCCGACCGCCACGGCATCTACGAGTTCATTACGGTAGAAGAAGACTACACCCAGCGCCCCTACACGCGAAACGATATCCGCGAGCCGACGCTCTGGGAGATGCTCACGCCCGCGGTGGTGGCGAACCTGCCGATGACCTACCCGCCCGCCCCCATCGACGGGAAACTCGTGACCGGGATGATGACCCCCTCTCTGTCTGCGCGGTTTGCCTTCCCGGAGTCGCTCGAAGCGCAGATCAAACGCGAGATTCCAGACTACCAAATCGAACTCAGGTGGCACGAGTACGACGGGCGGAAAGCCGAATTTCTCGAAGAACTCACGACGCTCGTCGAAAACCGTCGTCAACTGATGCGCCTGCTCATGGCAGACGACGACTGGCGACTGTTCTTTTTCGTCTACGTCGCCCCAGACCGCCTCCAGCACCTCATCTGGGACGAGGCGGTGCTACTCGCTCACTACCAACTGCTCGATGAGATTCTCGGTGAAGTGATGGACTATGCGACCGAGCGCGATGCGACGCTGTTCGTGGTCTCAGACCACGGGTTTGGCCCGATAGACCACGTCGTGAGCGTCAATCGCTTGTTGGTCGAGGAGGGTTTCCTCGTCCCGAAATCGCAGACTGGGACGCGCGGCGTGCTCTCGACGCTCGGCATCACGAAGCCGCGCGTCCTTGGGGCGCTTGCGCGGATTGGGCTCACCGAGCAACGACTGGTTCACGCGCTTCCGGACGAACTCGTGAACGCCGCCGCCCGCCAGATTCCCGGCACCCACCAGCTTCACGACGTTGACCACAGCCAGACAACGGCGTTCCTCCACGGTCTCGGAAGCATCTACGTGAACGACACCGAACGATTCGACGAGGGTATCGTCGCGCCCGCCGAGAAGGCCCAGGTGAAAACCCACCTGATGGGCGTGTTAGAACGGCTGACCGACCCGGAGACGGGTGAGCGCGTGCTCACGGTGTACGACGGCGCGAGGCTGAACCCCCGCGACCCCGACGGCCCGGATATCGTCGTGACGGCCAACGAGGGCTACCACATCGAGCCGACCCTGTCGCCGCACATTATCGCAGATTCGCGGGTGGCAGAGGCCTACCACCGGCCGGAAGGCATCTTCTTCGCGTGGGGGTCGGACATCGAAGCAGGCGTCGCCGTACGCGACGCCACGGTCGTCGATGTCGCGCCAACCGTGCTCCACGCCGCGGGCGAGCCGGTTTCGAGTGGGGCGGACGGGCGCGTGCTCGCAGAGATTTTCACTGCCGACTCGACACACGCGGTCGAAACCCGTGAGTACACTCGCTCACAGGCGGCTGGCGCGGTCGCAGAAGATTACAGCGATGTCGAAGACCGGCTGCGCGGGCTTGGCTACCTCGAATAG